In Glycine max cultivar Williams 82 chromosome 10, Glycine_max_v4.0, whole genome shotgun sequence, the DNA window taactaaaaaaatatttggttgATCTCTGACAATTGGTCCTCAATTCTAATTCTTCCGGACCATCAATCACCCATAATACtttggaaatgattattaagaGGGAAATGCTTTCATACATAAGCAACACTTTAAGAAGAAAGATATGATAAATTTAGAACTACAGAACAAGTAATCGACAAGACAAATTTGTTCTTCTGCCTCTCTTCCATAAAATTAACCATGGGAAACTGAAATCAGAATGCTAAATAATATGCATGAAACAATAAAATCGAGGACCAAAGTATTCATTACAAATGCTGCAGCAACAAGGCGAAGTTTCTTTCAGAAGTATATGCTTCCGTTAGATGGTCAACTTTCCCTAAAACAACCCTTCTCCTGCCAGCATTATAGTCAGGCATAATACCAATCAATAAACAAACTTTGATCTTAAAAGTAATGCTGAAACCcacataattaactttttaacaaACCATAATCAAGTGTGTGAAAACCACTAATAAAACATATCATTATTTGCAACAATAACTAAAAGAACTTACGCAATTCATCCAAGGAAGTTTTATCAATGCTCTCCCCATTCTTGATGAGGCGAATTCTCCCTGAAAAGATGGCATAGAAAGTAACAATATGGAAGCTACAAGTTTGAAgagttaagaattaaaaaaaaaaaaactaatatgagctaaattgaatttttatcaatttCAATGAGTTCAGAATCCTTTAACCCCAATGTGGTCCATACTCATGTAAGTTGTAACATGTCATGTTAGCACTGAAAGTAAAAATGAGAAATGCACTGCTTGCTGTCTCCTTTAAAACAAGATGAAATGTGCCTTTCCATGCAAAGAATACATATTTGGGTTCTCAAAACTGAAGTTCTATTGCAAGatccttttaaaaataaaaataagcttAAGGTTTAAGATAAGGGAGCATAATTAGTATATATACCTCAAGCTTTGCAGCAGacccttttaaaaataaaaataagcttAAGGTTTAAGATAAGGGAGCAAATATTCTAAATAAGCTTAAGGTTTAAGATAAGGGAGCATAATTAGTATATATACCTCAAGCTTTGCAGCAGacccttttaaaaataaaaataagcttAAGGTTTAAGATAAGGGAGCAAATGTTCTAAAACAATTAGATTAACATTGATGATGGGGAAGCCAGTCACAATTGGGTTCTAACTTAGTGAGACAATATGGTAGCATAACAGGAACCTATATAATGTCCAATGTCCACAGGGAGAGCTTAATGTTTGCTTGTCTTACAAAAAAGTGTTATATGAGAAAAAATGCATATAAGTTGCCATACCATCACGGCGAACACATATCTCTGGAATGCTTTTAACGTTACCGTTGATGCTATCATTATAAACTCTAGTCTCAATGTCACCCTCAACATAAACTGAAGAGCTGCATTAAAGCTGCAAGCATGAGTCTGGAACATTtacactaataataaaatatgccCTTGTACAGATACTTACTTTTTAAAGAGTTGCTGTACGGCATAGGTCCCTAGTATATCATTATGCACAGCAATCCTATGCCATTGAGCAGGTTTTGGCAAATCCTTTGGTCCTTGAATTCTCTGGTCAAACATGCCCCCTGTCCCAACTGTAAAGATGGTTATATTTCTACCATTCCTCAGTATCTTTTGAACAGGGGCTTGGCCAACTTTTCCACAAATAATTGCCTGCTTAGAAAGACTGCTGCGGTCAAATTATTTGTCAAGTGACAAGCAAATATTTcatcaattgaaattttaagcTAAGGAAGATTAGCATACATAAAATCTCTTTCCTTAAGATTTCTTCTGTTTTAAAGTCTCTCAAACTCTGTCTGTGCATGGTGAGAATGTCTTTTTATAGGCTCCAGCCAGTGTTGTCAAATGGCGGCTATCGCGTTGCTATCATGCTATAGCGTAGCGGGTTTTAGGGAAAATGCAATCGCGACGGCGTCGCGTTGCAGACTCCATGAAAATTGCAATCCCTGGCACCTTACGCGTCACGGAACCTCATTGCGTCGCGGCTTTTGCGTCGTCGGTTTCCAACAAGGTTGAATCCGGTGAGAAACTGCATCGATGACACGTTTAGGGTTCATCATTCTGAAAGCAGAAACCAGGTCAGGTGCGGATTGCGAATTTGGGACTGCGGATTCAGAGTTGTTTTGGGCTTGCAGTTCACGAGGTTTTTAGCtttgttaaaagttaaaactcaCATGAAGTAGTCACGTGGGTTTTTAAAAGTTTACTCTATTGGTTTTTAAAACATCAGAgtcaaattttttctttttaccctattctttttactttttatcgGATTTTGCAGTTTTTTCTTCTCTAGTACCTCGCCATGACATAGGCGTGAAAGGAGGAatccatttttttataacttttataaggactaaaatcatttattttggcTATTTGGGTCTTTGAAACAGTTTACCGTGCATGGCTAGCTTGTTAATCAATGATCCCAGTTTAGGCTATTAGATTCGTTCTGTAAACTACATTCACTATATGTTTAAGCAATCCCTCTTTCTGACCTAATAGGCCCAACAGTAGCATTTTGACTTCTACTTCACGTAAGTTTTCAATTTTCCAGACCATTCTAGAACCTCTTAACATTTCCTCTGATTCTTAGTCAACATGTAAACAACCCTTTCCTACCAAAACTTTCCAGCCTTTTTCTTCGTCCAGTGCCTATGTTTTTTTACAGGTAAcaacctttttttctttcttttgtttaataCTCTCCCTTCTTATTTATCCATGCATCTGTCTTAGACCCGACCTTCTTATTATTCcactttttttatacatatttaattgttatatatattctatttcaaCTGCTAAGCAGCTTCTGCTATTTGGTCGCCACGCTATCTGCTATATTCTATAGTGGATTTTCAGCTTTTGCAATTTTCCAAGATCCGTTATTGACAACATTGGCTCCAGCATGACCATTGTCTAGAATCAATTCTATTTTCAAAATCTTGTATTGCAAAAACTTGTATTTGGTCATAGCATAACAAAAATGCAAAACCTGATACACTGAATTAAGGTACACGAAAATACAATTTATCTCAACATAAATTGAATTCACAGATTAGGTTTCCTATATCAAAAAACCATCATAGAGATAATAGTAATAATCCATCAATTAACAACATCTAATATACCTTGTGCACGCCACGAAATCCCCAACCCTTCTTGGGATCCACACCTTGCAGCTGTAACTCAGGCTTTTCGCCAAGAAAATCATCAAACTCTTCATCCAATGCTTCCTTCTTAGGTGCATCATTATCAGGTAAAGGGTGATCATTTTCACCTCCAGATAGGGAGGTCGAGTACCATGAAGCTCCGCTTCTCGGCACACCACCTGATTAATTCACCAACAAAATCACAGTTAGACAGCATACATCTTGCTATGCATACACATACATGTATCATGAAAATTTGCTAGCAAGCGTTGGACGCtttgaacaaaagaaaaacatgaccAGAGAAAGCATGCATATTCAGTGAACAAGGGCTTAGTTTAGTTGATTGAATCAAACGCAACGAGGACATATGTGCATTTGTTATTGCAGAAGCACatataaattaatgtttaaggttacgaagaaaagtaaaagaaagaaaca includes these proteins:
- the LOC100792996 gene encoding single-stranded DNA-binding protein, mitochondrial; amino-acid sequence: MNSMAVRLAKHLRLSALTSFSLGGVPRSGASWYSTSLSGGENDHPLPDNDAPKKEALDEEFDDFLGEKPELQLQGVDPKKGWGFRGVHKAIICGKVGQAPVQKILRNGRNITIFTVGTGGMFDQRIQGPKDLPKPAQWHRIAVHNDILGTYAVQQLFKNSSVYVEGDIETRVYNDSINGNVKSIPEICVRRDGRIRLIKNGESIDKTSLDELREGLF